From the Oryza glaberrima chromosome 5, OglaRS2, whole genome shotgun sequence genome, one window contains:
- the LOC127773292 gene encoding leucine-rich repeat receptor-like serine/threonine-protein kinase BAM3, which translates to MALRPQLVPPLLSHRRRLVIPLLVLLLAAAAAAASDEQLLSLRGQAAVLVSIKDAFSPPLPTPLRTTWSVANHASLCSSWHAVRCAPDNRTVVSLDLSAHNLSGELSSAIAHLQGLRFLSLAANSLAGDLPPTIAALRHLRYLNLSNNQFNGTLHYYLSTMTSLEVLDVYDNDLSGPLPLPDTNSNLRHLDLGGNFFSGSIPTSFGRLQAIQFLSVAGNSLSGRIPPELGNLTALRQLYLGYYNQFDGGIPASLGRLASLVHLDLASCGLQGEIPPSLGGLANLDTLYLQTNQLNGTIPPALANLTALRFLDVSNNALTGEIPPELAALTHLRLLNMFINRFRGGIPEFIADLRSLQVLKLWQNNFTGSIPGALGRVAPLRELDLSTNRLTGEVPRWLCALRKLDILILLDNFLFGPVPEGLGACRTLTRVRLARNYLTGPLPRGFLYLPALTTLELQGNYLTGQLHNEDEDAGSPLSLLNLSGNRLNGSLPASIGNFSSLQTLLLSGNHFTGEIPPEVGQLRRLLKLDLSGNNLSGEVPGEVGECASLTYLDLSANQLWGAMPARVVQIRMLNYLNVSWNKLNGSIPAEMGSMKSLTDADLSHNDFSGHVPHNGQFAYFNASSFAGNPRLVLCGTPAPGPAPGTTTPGSVGDGRAPVMWLAAALGLLACSVAFAAAAVATTRSAIERRRRSGWQMRAFQKVRFGCEDVMRCVKENSVVGRGGAGVVYAGEMPGGEWVAVKRIVDGGFSAEVQTLGRIRHRHIVRLLAMCWSAEAKLLVYDYMAGGSLGDALHGHHRHHDEYDDDGSNTNIIGSLLLPWAARLRVATEAAKGLCYLHHDCSPPILHRDVKSNNILLDARLEAHVADFGLAKYLRAGASECMSAIAGSYGYIAPEYAYTLKVDEKSDVYSFGVVLLELITGQKPVGEHLQLHQEEEEANTTTTVVDLVQWVRARCGSGKDGVWRVLDRRLGGDVPAAEATHMFFVAMLCVQEHSVERPTMREVVQMLEQAKQQLSRCHPPPPPPTSTSIDHACMI; encoded by the exons ATGGCTCTGCGGCCTCAGCTTGTGCCTCCGCTgctctcccaccgccgccgccttgtcaTACCTCTGCTTGTcttgctcctcgccgccgccgccgccgccgccagcgacgagCAGCTGCTAAGCCTGCGTGGGCAGGCTGCTGTCCTTGTGTCCATCAAAGACGCCTTCTCCCCGCCTCTCCCGACGCCATTGCGCACTACCTGGAGCGTCGCCAACCACGCCTCTCTCTGCTCCTCGTGGCATGCCGTCCGCTGCGCCCCCGACAACCGCACCGTCGTCTCCCTCGACCTCTCCGCCCACaacctctccggcgagctctCCTCTGCCATCGCCCACCTCCAGGGCCTCCgcttcctctccctcgccgccaacTCCCTGGCCGGCGACCTACCGCCCACCATCGCCGCCCTCCGGCACCTGCGCTACCTCAACCTCTCCAACAACCAGTTCAACGGCACCCTCCACTACTACTTGTCCACCATGACCAGCCTCGAGGTCCTGGACGTCTACGACAACGACCTCTCCggcccgctcccgctcccggaCACCAACAGCAACCTCCGCCACCTCGACCTCGGTGGCAACTTCTTCTCCGGCAGCATCCCGACCAGCTTCGGCCGCCTGCAGGCCATCCAGTTCCTCTCGGTCGCCGGCAACAGTCTCAGCGGCCGcatcccgccggagctcggcaACCTCACCGCCCTGCGCCAGCTCTACCTGGGCTACTACAACCAGTTCGACGGCGGCATCCCCGCGTCGCTGGGCCGCCTCGCCAGCCTGGTGCACCTGGACCTGGCCAGCTGCGGACTGCAGGGGGAGATACCGCCGTCGCTGGGAGGCCTCGCCAACCTCGACACGCTCTACCTGCAGACCAACCAGCTGAACGGCACCATCCCGCCCGCGCTCGCCAACCTCACCGCCCTCAGGTTCCTCGACGTCTCCAACAACGCGCTCACCGGCGAGATcccgcccgagctcgccgcgctcacccacctccgcctcctcaaCATGTTCATCAACCGCTTCCGTGGCGGCATCCCGGAGTTCATCGCCGACCTCCGCTCGCTCCAGGTCCTCAAGCTCTGGCAGAACAACTTCACCGGCTCCATCCCCGGGGCTCTCGGCCGCGTCGCGCCGCTCCGTGAGCTGGACCTGTCCACCAACAGGCTCACCGGCGAGGTGCCGCGCTGGCTGTGCGCGCTCCGCAAACTCGacatcctcatcctcctcgacAACTTCCTCTTCGGCCCGGTGCCGGAGGGGCTCGGCGCGTGCCGGACGCTCACGCGGGTGCGCCTGGCCCGGAACTACCTCACCGGCCCGCTCCCGCGCGGCTTCCTCTACCTGCCGGCGCTCACCACGCTGGAGCTGCAGGGCAACTACCTGACGGGGCAGCTCCATAATGAGGATGAGGACGCTGGCAGCCCGCTGTCTTTGCTCAATCTCTCCGGCAACAGGCTCAACGGCTCCCTCCCGGCCTCCATCGGCAACTTCTCCTCCCTGCAGACGCTCCTGCTCAGCGGCAACCACTTCACCGGCGAGATCCCGCCTGAGGTTGGCCAGCTGAGGCGGCTGCTGAAGCTGGACCTGAGCGGCAACAACCTGAGCGGCGAGGTCCCTGGCGAGGTCGGCGAGTGCGCGTCGCTGACGTACCTAGACCTGAGCGCGAACCAGCTGTGGGGCGCCATGCCAGCGCGGGTGGTGCAGATCAGGATGCTCAACTACCTCAACGTGTCGTGGAACAAGCTCAACGGCAGCATCCCCGCGGAGATGGGCAGCATGAAGAGCCTCACCGACGCCGATCTCTCCCACAACGACTTCTCCGGCCACGTGCCCCACAACGGGCAGTTCGCCTACTTCAACGCGTCGTCCTTCGCGGGCAACCCGCGGCTGGTGCTGTGCGGCACGCCCGCCCCCGGCCCCGCCCCCGGGACGACGACGCCTGGCAGCGTGGGGGACGGACGGGCGCCGGTGatgtggctggcggcggcgctggggctGCTGGCGTGCTCGGtggcgttcgcggcggcggcggtggcgacgacgcgaTCGGCGAttgagcggaggcggcggtcggGGTGGCAGATGAGGGCGTTCCAGAAGGTGCGGTTCGGATGCGAGGACGTGATGCGGTGCGTGAAGGAGAACAGCGTGGTGGGGCGTGGCGGGGCTGGGGTGGTGTACGCCGGGGAGATGCCCGGCGGGGAGTGGGTGGCGGTGAAGCGGATCGTCGACGGTGGGTTCTCGGCGGAGGTGCAGACGCTGGGGAGGATCCGGCACCGCCACATCGTGCGGCTGCTGGCCATGTGCTGGAGCGCGGAGGCGAAGCTGCTGGTGTACGATTACATGGCCGGGGGAAGCCTGGGCGACGCGCTGCACGGCCACCACCGGCACCACGACGAGTACGACGACGATGGCAGCAATACTAATATTATTGGGTCGTTGTTGTTGCCGTGGGCGGCGCGTCTGCGTGTGGCGACGGAGGCCGCCAAGGGGCTGTGCTACCTGCACCACGACTGCTCCCCTCCCATCCTCCACCGCGACGTCAAGTCCAACAACATCCTTCTCGACGCCCGCCTGGAGGCGCACGtcgccgacttcggcctcgccaaGTACCTGCGCGCCGGCGCCTCCGAGTGCATGTCCGCCATCGCCGGCTCCTACGGCTACATCGCGCCAG AGTATGCATACACGCTGAAGGTGGACGAAAAGAGCGACGTTTACAGCTTTGGGGTGGTGCTGCTGGAGCTGATAACGGGGCAAAAACCGGTGGGAGAGCACCTGCAGCTGcatcaagaggaggaggaagcaaatacgacgacgacggtggtggacCTGGTGCAGTGGGTGCGGGCACGCTGCGGCAGCGGCAAGGACGGAGTGTGGCGCGTCCTCGATCGGCGGCTGGGCGGCGACGTGCCGGCAGCGGAGGCCACGCACATGTTCTTCGTGGCGATGCTGTGCGTGCAGGAGCACAGCGTCGAGCGCCCCACCATGCGCGAGGTCGTGCAGATGCTCGAGCAGGCAAAGCAGCAGCTCAGCCGctgccaccctcctcctcctcctccaacatCCACGTCGAtcgaccatgcatgcatgatataa
- the LOC127773293 gene encoding aspartic proteinase NANA, chloroplast-like, with translation MMPAGPGPLVVVLLLSLLLLVAGIHGRLQHEEEEEEEEVQDQEGGSSSFTLPVWAPHVPESGEERREHFRALMAKDMRRMMRQVPELMSKTDMFELPMRSALNIAQVGMYVVVVRIGTPALPYSLALETANEVTWINCRLRRRKGKHPGRPHVPPAATTMSIQVDDDGGGGGGSGGKSKVTKVIMNWYRPAKSSSWRRFRCSQRACMDLPYNTCESPDQNTSCTYYQVMKDSTITSGIYGQEKATVAVSDGTMKKLPGLVIGCSTFEHGGAVNSHDGILSLGNSPSSFGIAAARRFGGRLSFCLLATTSGRNASSYLTFGANPAVQAPGTMETPLLYRDVAYGAHVTGILVGGQPLDIPPEVWDEGPLGNDNPEAGIILDTGTSITYLVSAVYDPVTAALDSHLAHLPKAEIKGFEYCYNWTFAGDGVDPAHNVTIPSFSIEMAGDARLAADAKSIVVPEVVPGVVCLGFNRISQGPSIIGNVLMQEHIWEIDHMSTVLRFRKDKCINHQQLNRHHKKASSSSSSSSSSPPPYPAA, from the coding sequence ATGATGCCGGCCGGTCCCGGTCCCTTGGTGGTGGTCCTCCTCCTAAGCCTGCTGCTGTTGGTGGCAGGGATCCATGGGCGCCTCcagcacgaggaggaggaggaagaggaggaggtccaGGACCAGGAGggaggcagcagcagcttcaCCCTTCCGGTGTGGGCGCCCCACGTTCCGGAGtcgggggaggagcggcgcgagCACTTCCGGGCGTTGATGGCCAAGGACATGAGGCGGATGATGCGGCAGGTGCCGGAGCTCATGTCCAAGACGGACATGTTCGAGCTGCCGATGCGAAGCGCGCTCAACATCGCGCAGGTGGGCATGTACGTGGTGGTTGTCCGCATCGGCACCCCGGCGCTCCCCTACAGCCTCGCCCTGGAGACGGCCAACGAAGTCACCTGGATCAACTGCCGCCTGCGCCGGCGCAAGGGCAAGCACCCTGGGCGGCCCCACGtgccccccgccgccaccaccatgtcCATCCaagtcgacgacgacggaggcggaggaggagggtccGGCGGCAAGTCCAAGGTGACCAAGGTGATCATGAACTGGTACCGCCCTGCCAAGTCCTCCTCGTGGCGCCGCTTCCGCTGCTCCCAGCGCGCCTGCATGGACCTCCCCTACAACACCTGCGAGAGCCCCGACCAGAACACCTCCTGCACCTACTACCAGGTGATGAAGGACTCGACCATCACCAGCGGCATCTACGGCCAGGAGaaggccaccgtcgccgtctccgacgGCACCATGAAGAAGCTACCTGGCCTCGTCATCGGCTGCTCCACCTTCGAGCACGGCGGAGCCGTCAACAGCCACGACGGCATCCTCTCCCTCGGCAACAGCCCGTCGTCCTTCGGCATCGCTGCCGCCAGGCGCTTCGGTGGCCGCCTCTCCTTCTGCCTCCTTGCCACCACCAGCGGCCGCAACGCCTCCAGCTACCTCACCTTCGGCGCCAACCCGGCCGTCCAGGCTCCCGGCACCATGGAGACGCCGCTCCTGTACAGGGACGTCGCGTACGGCGCCCATGTCACCGgcatcctcgtcggcggccaACCACTGGACATCCCGCCCGAGGTGTGGGACGAGGGCCCCCTGGGGAACGACAACCCAGAAGCCGGCATCATCCTCGACACCGGCACCTCCATAACCTACCTCGTGTCGGCGGTGTACGACCCGGTAACGGCGGCGCTGGACAGCCACCTGGCGCACCTGCCAAAGGCCGAAATCAAGGGCTTCGAGTACTGCTACAACTGGACCTTCGCCGGTGACGGGGTGGACCCGGCTCACAACGTGACGATACCCAGTTTCAGCATCGAGATGGCCGGGGATGCGAGGCTGGCCGCCGACGCAAAGAGCATCGTCGTTCCGGAGGTCGTCCCGGGGGTTGTCTGCCTCGGCTTCAACCGGATTTCGCAAGGCCCCTCCATCATCGGCAACGTGCTCATGCAGGAGCACATCTGGGAGATCGACCACATGAGCACTGTGCTCAGGTTCAGGAAGGACAAATGCATCAACCATCAGCAGCTCAACAGGCACCACAAGAaggcctcttcttcctcctcctcctcttcctcttctcctcctccttatcCGGCCGCCTGA
- the LOC127774315 gene encoding uncharacterized protein LOC127774315 yields the protein MDDVYGRIEVFPQHFLPSQQSMETPADGLSTSKTNLDSPPSSRRRSWTPKRVMGAASLLHLLSLPRIRWSSSTEDDDKIELTRAEVESLRTEIADAEERESQLKARLENIDEVLRYARLSGYLYIRSRWTQLPGEPPILDDADVDDWLPRFVVLQGQCVYYYLKSTDLSPQESTLLCDIVEVGQLPNFVPEDEKTRYAFYIMTSQGLKFECSSMSEIQVDSWVRAIRGDCGLSDGGESRSKTSRQEVGSCNYVWIHVNGQSYKTGGLVGWGYNPIQSNQITSIDAATQQQQRNPSQATMSKLCQSACKAARSLLSATAAASSPRTSLLAEGRNAALATLTNLGRKTLPTAYAYSYHHNSSAAAAGWLAAIPAAVYMLQDQEAHAAEMERTFIAIKPDGVQRGLISEILSRFERKGFKLVAIKLVVPSKEFAQKHYHDLKDRPFFNGLCDFLSSGPVLAMVWEGEGVIKYGRKLIGATDPQKSEPGTIRGDLAVVVGRNIIHGSDGPETAKAEIGLWFEPRELVSYTSNEEKWIYGVN from the exons ATGGATGATGTTTATGGAAGGATAGAGGTCTTCCCCCAGCACTTCTTACCATCACAACAATCCATGGAGACCCCTGCTGATGGTCTCTCCACAAGTAAGACTAACCTGGATTCTCCACCAAG TTCACGTAGACGTTCCTGGACTCCGAAACGAGTAATGGGAGCTGCATCACTTTTGCATTTATTGTCTCTTCCTCGCATAAGATGGTCTTCCAGCACTGAGGATGATGACAAG ATTGAGTTAACCAGAGCTGAAGTAGAATCATTAAGAACCGAGATTGCTGATGCTGAAGAGAGGGAATCTCAGTTAAAAGCTCG GTTGGAAAATATTGATGAAGTTTTGAGATATGCACGGCTCTCTGGGTATCTCTATATTAGAAGT AGATGGACTCAACTTCCTGGAGAGCCACCTATTCTAGATGATGCTGATGTCGATGATTGGCTTCCTCGGTTTGTTGTTCTGCAAGGGCAATGTGTATACTATTATCTTAAATCTAcag ATCTAAGTCCCCAAGAATCCACACTGCTGTGTGATATTGTGGAAGTGGGACAGCTTCCGAACTTTGTGCCAGAAGATGAGAAAACAAGATACGCATTCTACATAATGACCAGTCAAGGTTTGAAGTTTGAATGCTCGAGCATGTCTGAGATACAG GTGGATTCATGGGTGAGAGCGATAAGAGGAGATTGCGGATTGTCTGACGGTGGTGAGAGTAGGAGCAAGACAAGCAGGCAAGAAGTTGGGTCATG CAACTATGTGTGGATACATGTAAATGGGCAAAGT TACAAGACTGGAGGGCTAGTGGGGTGGGGGtacaatccaatccaatccaatcaaaTCACATCGATCGACGCCGcaacccagcagcagcagcggaaccctAGCCAAGCCACCATGAGCAAGCTCTGCCAGTCGGCGTGCAAGGCCGCCAGGTCTctcctctccgccaccgccgccgcctcctccccgcgcacCTCCCTCCTAGCCG AGGGGAGGAACGCGGCGCTGGCCACCCTCACCAACCTGGGGAGGAAGACCCTCCCCACAGCTTACGCCTACTCCTACCACCAcaactcctccgccgccgccgccggatggcTCGCTGCCATCCCCGCCGCTG TTTACATGCTACAGGATCAGGAGGCGCATGCTGCAGAG ATGGAGCGCACCTTTATCGCCATCAAGCCTGACGGCGTCCAAAGGGGCCTG ATTTCTGAGATACTGTCCCGATTTGAAAGAAAAGGATTCAAGCTTGTTGCCATCAAGCTGGTGGTTCCATCCAAAGAATTTGCTCAGAAGCACTATCATGATTTGAAAGACAGACCTTTCTTCAATGGATTGTGTGACTTCCTTAGCTCTGGCCCTGTGCTTGCCATG GTTTGGGAAGGAGAGGGTGTTATCAAGTACGGGAGAAAACTGATTGGTGCTACAGACCCACAGAAGTCTGAACCAGGAACCATCAGGGGTGACCTTGCTGTTGTTGTTGGCAG GAACATCATCCATGGAAGCGATGGCCCAGAGACTGCAAAGGCTGAGATTGGTCTCTGGTTTGAGCCCAGGGAGCTGGTCTCTTACACCAGCAACGAAGAGAAGTGGATCTACGGGGTCAACTAA